A single region of the Marinobacter salinisoli genome encodes:
- a CDS encoding GlxA family transcriptional regulator yields MLRVAVIGFDGALASAITGIIDLFRLAGVSWARIHNEAPAPLFETRLLTETGGACRCINGITLVADGRWDTDGDADIVIIPTIGALIDTVLAQNPGLIGWLSRQDSQHTLVASNCTGAFLLAEAGLLDGKEATTHWGFSNQFRQRYPRVYCRPEKLVTVDGRVACAGGGMAWWDLGIYLVERYAGQEVSRQLAKAFVIDAGRTSQAPYSALQTKRYHNDPTILNLQIWLDTNYARPISLKDLSEQSGLSERSLFRRFRTATGDTPTTYLQLLRIEHVRQQLESSRQPIEDIIHAAGYEDVSSFSRLFKKHTGMAPGAYRARFAR; encoded by the coding sequence ATGCTCCGAGTGGCTGTAATTGGATTCGACGGTGCCCTGGCAAGTGCCATCACCGGCATCATTGACCTGTTCCGGCTGGCCGGCGTGTCCTGGGCACGCATCCACAACGAAGCCCCGGCCCCGCTTTTCGAGACCCGACTACTCACTGAAACCGGTGGGGCGTGCCGCTGCATCAACGGCATAACCCTGGTTGCCGATGGCCGCTGGGACACCGACGGCGATGCCGACATCGTCATTATTCCCACCATCGGCGCACTGATTGACACCGTGCTGGCCCAGAACCCCGGGCTGATTGGCTGGCTGAGCCGGCAAGACAGCCAGCACACCCTGGTGGCCAGCAACTGCACCGGTGCCTTCCTGCTGGCCGAGGCGGGACTGCTGGACGGCAAAGAAGCCACCACGCACTGGGGGTTCAGCAACCAGTTCCGGCAACGGTATCCCCGGGTTTACTGTCGCCCTGAAAAGCTGGTTACCGTGGATGGACGGGTCGCCTGTGCCGGCGGCGGCATGGCGTGGTGGGACCTGGGCATCTATCTGGTGGAACGCTACGCCGGACAAGAAGTGTCACGGCAACTGGCCAAGGCCTTTGTGATTGACGCGGGCAGAACCAGCCAGGCCCCCTACAGCGCCCTGCAGACCAAGCGATATCATAACGACCCCACCATTTTGAACCTGCAGATCTGGCTGGACACTAACTACGCCCGGCCGATCTCCCTCAAGGACTTGTCCGAGCAGAGCGGGCTGAGTGAGCGATCCCTGTTCCGGCGTTTCCGGACTGCCACCGGAGACACCCCCACCACCTATCTTCAACTGCTCCGCATTGAGCATGTCCGCCAGCAACTGGAGTCTTCCCGCCAACCTATTGAAGACATTATTCATGCAGCCGGGTACGAGGATGTCAGCTCGTTTTCCCGATTGTTCAAGAAACACACCGGGATGGCTCCCGGTGCCTACAGAGCCCGATTTGCCCGCTGA